The stretch of DNA ATAAGGGATAAAAATGGTAAAATAGCAGAAGGCGTGACGATTGAAGATTGTGCCTACAAGTTGGGCTTAAATGGGGTTGACAATGGGCGAATTTGGTTTAACCAAGTAAGAGTGCCTCGTTTTAATTTGCTCAATCGTTTTGGAAATATTGATGAAAATGGTAATTATTCTAGTCCTATAGAACAAAAATCCAAGCGATTTTTTACGATGTTAGGAACCTTGGTTGGTGGTAGAATGTGTGTGCCTAGAGCTGGTTTAAGCGCAGCCAAAGCGAGTTTGACGATTGCGATTCGTTATGCGTTACAGCGCAGGCAGTTTGGGGATAAAGGCAAGGAAGAAATGCTAATTATGGATTATCCCACCCATCAAAGGCGTTTAATGCCTGCTTTGGCAAAAGCCTATGCACTGGATTTTGCCTTAACTTATCTAACGCAACGTTTTTCCAATCGAACAGAGCAGGATATGCGGGAAATTGAAACCTTAGCTGCTGGTTTAAAGTCGGTTGCAACTTGGTATACCACGCACACCATTCAAGCCTGTCGAGAGGCTTGTGGAGGCAAAGGCTATTTAGCAGAAAATCGTTTTGCAGATTTTAAGGCAGATTCAGATATTTTTACCACTTTTGAGGGAGATAATACCGTCTTGATGCAGTTGGTCGCAAAGGGCGTTTTGGGCGATTTTAATAAGGAAATTGTCAGTGGGGGGTGGTTAGGAATGGTTAATTTTGCAGCCGAGCGTTTTGTGTCTACGCTTCGGGAAAAGAATTTTATCAATACCTATAATACCGATGAAGGACATTTAAAAGATGCGAGTTTCCAGTTGGAAGCCTTTCAGTATAGAGAGCGTGATTTGATGGTTTCTGTCGGTCAACGATTGCGTAAATTTATAAAAAGAGGGATTCCTTCTTACCAAGCCTTTTTGCGTTGTCAAACACATTTGGTAGAAGTTGCTCATGCTTTTGTGGATCGAGTTATATTAGAACAATTTATGGCTCAAATAGACGCCTGTGAAGATGAAACTACCCAAAAAACACTCAAAATGCTTTGTGATTTGTATGCCTTACATACCATTGAAACGAATAAAGGCTGGTATTTAGAGCAAGGTTGTTTGTCGGGGGCAAAAACACGAGCCATTCGCCGAGTAGTGGATAAGCTTTGTAAGGAGTTGCGAAATGATGCCTTGGAATTGGTAGAAGGCTTTGGTATTCCTAATGCCTGTTTGGCAGCTCCAATTGCTATGCTTTAGGAGGTGATTAAGTGGACGGCTCTAATTAACGGAGTATTAATTTATAATACTTGCAAAAAAAAACAAAAATACAACAATGAATTATACCATAAGAGTAGCAAATGAAGATGATTTTGCTTCTATTTTAGCCTTGATTAAAGAATTGGCAGTGTTTGAAAATGCACCAGAAAAAGTGGTGAATTCGGTAGAACAAATGAAAGCCGAGCAAGATTTATTTCACTGTTTTGTTGTTGAAAATACTGCAAAAGAAATTATTGGAATGGCGCTGTATTACTTTGCCTATTATACTTGGGTTGGCAAGTCGCTGTACCTAGATGATTTGTACATCAATGAGCAGTATAGAGGGCATGGGATAGGCTCAGAACTGTTAAAAAAGATATTTGAAGTGGCTAAAAATACCAATTGCAAAAGAGTGCGTTGGCAAGTCTTAAACTGGAATACTCCAGCTATTGATTTGTACAAAAAATGCGGTGCTGATTTGGATAATGAGTGGAGCAATTGCGATTTTGATGCAAAGGGAATTCAAGAATTTGAAATTGCATAACATTTTACCAGTAGA from Aureispira anguillae encodes:
- a CDS encoding GNAT family N-acetyltransferase, which gives rise to MNYTIRVANEDDFASILALIKELAVFENAPEKVVNSVEQMKAEQDLFHCFVVENTAKEIIGMALYYFAYYTWVGKSLYLDDLYINEQYRGHGIGSELLKKIFEVAKNTNCKRVRWQVLNWNTPAIDLYKKCGADLDNEWSNCDFDAKGIQEFEIA
- a CDS encoding acyl-CoA dehydrogenase family protein; its protein translation is MSLKTYSPQVSALIPLFYIGWSDAVLSPSEIELIQKKITAFDWIEEADKKLLTTWMNPQNPPSVALYQEWATTIANLAPKVSSKERQSLVDLGVEMAKTQSTDHNWLTTAVIEALTELEEAIGVVSLGWHQELLMQDEAEKEREQPFSASKVDAKKMQQILDDDYAEIRKNVFKLLHDPVFNLATIRDKETYREQVLVWVKLLAEQGYGALHLPVAYGGKNDMGAYAAVFETLGYHDLSLVVKFGVQFGLWGGAVLWLGTEKHHERYLKDIGSLNLPGCFAMTETGHGSNVRDCETTATYDAQKDEIIIHSPTKSSAKDYIGNAAVHGQMAAVFAQLIVKGENHGVHAILVDIRDKNGKIAEGVTIEDCAYKLGLNGVDNGRIWFNQVRVPRFNLLNRFGNIDENGNYSSPIEQKSKRFFTMLGTLVGGRMCVPRAGLSAAKASLTIAIRYALQRRQFGDKGKEEMLIMDYPTHQRRLMPALAKAYALDFALTYLTQRFSNRTEQDMREIETLAAGLKSVATWYTTHTIQACREACGGKGYLAENRFADFKADSDIFTTFEGDNTVLMQLVAKGVLGDFNKEIVSGGWLGMVNFAAERFVSTLREKNFINTYNTDEGHLKDASFQLEAFQYRERDLMVSVGQRLRKFIKRGIPSYQAFLRCQTHLVEVAHAFVDRVILEQFMAQIDACEDETTQKTLKMLCDLYALHTIETNKGWYLEQGCLSGAKTRAIRRVVDKLCKELRNDALELVEGFGIPNACLAAPIAML